The window ATGAAGCGTGTTTGACAGCACTTAAAGGTTTACATGTAAACGCGCTTTTCCATGAAAATTATGCCAAAGGGATGGGAAGCTCCATCGCCTTTGGTATCTCTCATACCGCTTCTTTTGAGCACACGCTCATTATGCTCTGCGATCAACCTCTGATTCCGCTCGAGCATTATCGCTCACTTCTAAACGTTACATGTAAAGATTGCATGGTTGCTTCATCGTATCAACCCAAAGAAAGACTTGCTGTTCCTGCGATCTTTCCCAAAAGCTCTTATGCCGTGTTGATGGAACTTGATGGCGATAAAGGAGCCCAAGCGCTTCTAAGAGATGAAAAATGTTTACATGTAACGCTCAAGCATGATTACACGATTGATATTGACACAGAAGAAGATATACAAAAATACCTGTAGA is drawn from Sulfurospirillum arsenophilum NBRC 109478 and contains these coding sequences:
- a CDS encoding nucleotidyltransferase family protein, producing the protein MQNDLAILILAAGSSSRLGRPKQLVTYHNEALLRRSAKQALELSPNVFVVLGHEYEACLTALKGLHVNALFHENYAKGMGSSIAFGISHTASFEHTLIMLCDQPLIPLEHYRSLLNVTCKDCMVASSYQPKERLAVPAIFPKSSYAVLMELDGDKGAQALLRDEKCLHVTLKHDYTIDIDTEEDIQKYL